A region from the Canis lupus baileyi chromosome 27, mCanLup2.hap1, whole genome shotgun sequence genome encodes:
- the DUSP18 gene encoding dual specificity protein phosphatase 18: MTAPPCTFPVQFRQPVVSGLSQITSSLYISNGVAANNKLMLSSNQITTVINVSVEVVNTLYEDIQYVQVPVADTPISRLCDFFDPIADHIHSVEMKQGRTLLHCAAGVSRSAALCLAYLMKYHAMSLLDAHTWTKSCRPIIRPNSGFWEQLIHYEFQLFGKNTVHMVSSPMGVIPDIYEKEVHLMIPL; the protein is encoded by the coding sequence ATGACAGCACCCCCGTGTACCTTTCCGGTTCAGTTCCGGCAGCCCGTGGTCAGCGGCCTCTCACAGATCACCAGCAGCCTGTATATCAGCAATGGAGTGGCCGCCAACAACAAGCTCATGCTCTCCAGCAACCAGATCACCACGGTCATCAACGTCTCGGTGGAAGTGGTAAACACCTTATACGAGGACATCCAGTACGTACAGGTGCCTGTGGCTGACACACCCATCTCGCGTCTCTGTGACTTCTTTGATCCCATAGCCGACCACATCCACAGTGTAGAGATGAAGCAGGGCCGCACGCTCCTGCACTGCGCCGCTGGTGTGAGCCGCTCAGCTGCCCTCTGCCTGGCCTACCTCATGAAGTACCACGCCATGTCCCTGCTGGATGCCCACACGTGGACCAAGTCATGCCGGCCCATCATCCGACCCAACAGTGGGTTTTGGGAGCAGCTCATCCACTACGAATTCCAGCTGTTTGGCAAGAATACCGTGCACATGGTCAGCTCCCCTATGGGAGTGATCCCTGACATCTATGAGAAGGAGGTCCATTTGATGATTCCACTGTGA
- the C27H5orf52 gene encoding uncharacterized protein C5orf52 homolog: MVDSDSAAQQSRPSVTWNLGSPSGHSAAAQATTSSDANPASASRHVRFSSQPEIKIGAHPQICFLRPRTVQRPVLFSLMNSSEAAVKKFLPKSNLSRVIIRDNLNARRRTYEREIRASERTKRKISHFYDHLKKKFMTDQLRKLGRWRRESINIQQYLDSIRVCKL, encoded by the exons ATGGTAGACTCGGACTCGGCTGCCCAGCAGTCCAGGCCCTCGGTCACATGGAACCTGGGCTCGCCGTCCGGTCATTCGGCTGCCGCCCAGGCGACCACCAGCTCCGACGCCAACCCGGCCTCGGCCTCCCGGCACGTTAGGTTCAGCAGCCAACCCGAAATCAAAATAGGGGCCCACCCGCAGATCTGCTTCCTGCGGCCGCGGACCGTGCAGCGGCCGGTGCTCTTCAG CTTAATGAATTCCAGTGAAGCAGCGGTGAAAAAATTTTTACCGAAGAGCAACTTATCTCGGGTGATTATTCGTGACAACCTCAATGCACGACGACGAACCTATGAGAGGGAG ATAAGAGCTTCAGAAAGGACCAAGAGAAAGATAAGCCACTTCTATGACCACCTGAAGAAAAAGTTCATGACAGACCAGCTCAGGAAGCTGGGCCGCTGGAGAAGGGAATCCATAAACATCCAGCAGTACCTGGATAGCATCCGAGTGTGCAAGCTCTAG